A section of the Gemmatimonadales bacterium genome encodes:
- a CDS encoding chloride channel protein: protein MREGRLAVITGAATGVGLAGGFIAVFLLALIRLITNIAFHQQVSIAPADPAGSPLGIAMIGIPIIGGIVVGIMARWGSPAIRGHGIPEVMDSVLHGESRIPPRLTILKPLSAAIAIGTGGPFGAEGPIIATGGALGSLLGQYAHVTSDERKTLLAAGAAAGMAATFGSPVSAVLLAVELLLFEYRARSIVPVSLAACAATAVRMAIFGPAPVFPMPDVSEPTGTALVCYALLGAVIGVVAVGITRSVYDVEDLFERLPIHWMWWPTIGAVVVGVLGYIDPRILGVGYDNITAILAGNFTIGVIAILVLLKFIAWTVYLGSGTSGGTLAPLFTFGSGLGAIVGGLLALHFPELGIAPPVAALVGMAAMFAGASRALLTSVVFAFETTRQPLGLLPLLAGCSAAYLVARMMMKHSIMTEKLARRGALVQDDYAVDFLARLTVDSAMTREVVTLASDAGANAVLVRLNAPESPGHQGFPVIDPSGNLVGVVTRRDLKVEHADDTLVGDLVKRAAAVIYSDQSLRDAADVMVRAGVGRLPVVSRDAPFTVVGIITRSDLLRAHAPRLAAAERRTGRFKLDEMLRRARPSR from the coding sequence ATGCGTGAGGGCCGGCTCGCGGTCATTACCGGTGCTGCCACTGGCGTGGGACTCGCCGGCGGATTCATCGCGGTCTTTCTCCTCGCGCTGATCCGGCTCATCACCAACATCGCGTTTCACCAGCAGGTCTCGATTGCTCCCGCCGATCCCGCCGGCTCGCCGCTCGGCATCGCGATGATCGGGATCCCGATCATCGGCGGCATCGTGGTGGGGATCATGGCACGGTGGGGATCACCGGCGATTCGCGGTCACGGCATCCCCGAGGTGATGGACAGCGTCCTCCACGGCGAGAGCCGCATCCCGCCCAGGTTGACGATCCTCAAGCCGCTGTCAGCGGCGATCGCCATCGGTACCGGTGGCCCGTTCGGCGCGGAAGGCCCCATCATCGCCACCGGCGGCGCACTCGGATCACTCCTCGGCCAGTACGCTCACGTCACGAGCGACGAGCGCAAGACGCTGCTCGCGGCCGGGGCCGCGGCGGGCATGGCGGCGACGTTCGGATCACCGGTCTCCGCGGTACTGCTGGCCGTCGAGCTGCTCCTCTTCGAGTATCGTGCCCGGTCGATCGTCCCGGTGTCGCTTGCGGCGTGCGCGGCAACCGCCGTGCGCATGGCGATCTTCGGCCCGGCGCCGGTCTTCCCGATGCCCGACGTGTCGGAACCGACCGGCACAGCGCTCGTCTGCTATGCGCTCCTTGGCGCGGTCATCGGCGTCGTGGCGGTCGGGATCACGCGATCGGTCTATGACGTCGAGGATCTCTTCGAACGCCTGCCGATCCACTGGATGTGGTGGCCCACGATCGGTGCGGTCGTCGTCGGCGTTCTCGGGTACATCGATCCACGGATTCTCGGCGTCGGCTACGACAATATCACCGCGATCCTCGCCGGAAATTTCACCATCGGCGTGATCGCGATCCTGGTGCTGCTCAAGTTCATCGCATGGACCGTGTACCTCGGCAGCGGCACCTCCGGCGGCACCCTCGCGCCGTTGTTCACCTTCGGCAGCGGCCTCGGCGCAATTGTCGGAGGACTGCTGGCGCTGCACTTCCCCGAACTCGGCATCGCTCCCCCGGTGGCGGCGCTGGTCGGGATGGCGGCGATGTTCGCGGGGGCGTCACGCGCGTTGCTCACCTCGGTCGTGTTCGCCTTCGAGACCACGCGTCAGCCCCTCGGCCTTCTTCCGCTCCTGGCCGGTTGCAGTGCCGCCTATCTCGTGGCGCGGATGATGATGAAGCATTCGATCATGACGGAGAAGCTGGCGCGCCGCGGTGCTCTGGTGCAGGACGACTACGCGGTGGACTTCCTGGCGCGACTGACGGTCGACAGCGCGATGACCCGCGAGGTGGTCACCCTCGCGAGCGACGCCGGTGCCAACGCTGTCCTGGTACGGCTCAATGCGCCGGAAAGTCCGGGACACCAGGGATTTCCGGTCATCGATCCGAGCGGCAACCTCGTCGGCGTGGTGACGCGACGTGATCTCAAGGTCGAGCACGCGGACGACACCCTCGTCGGCGATCTGGTGAAGCGCGCCGCGGCGGTGATCTATTCCGATCAATCGCTCCGCGACGCTGCCGACGTGATGGTGCGCGCCGGCGTCGGACGCCTGCCGGTGGTGAGCCGCGACGCGCCGTTCACCGTGGTCGGCATCATCACGCGGAGCGATCTGCTCCGCGCCCACGCGCCGCGTCTCGCCGCTGCCGAACGGCGCACCGGGAGATTCAAGCTCGACGAGATGCTGCGCCGCGCCCGGCCGTCGCGCTGA
- a CDS encoding MarR family winged helix-turn-helix transcriptional regulator — translation MSPSADRRALDALRRLVRALVDSAHQLDQRAKITPAQRFVLQQLVDGPVPTVNALAARTHTTQATVSTVLDRLEARGLIVRQRDPRDRRRISVALSATGRRLLARSTVPVQSHLARALETMPPSTVRALATSLEAWIRAAGLGAVPAGLFLEPDGDRRRGGRRHA, via the coding sequence ATGTCTCCGTCTGCCGATCGCCGCGCCCTCGACGCGCTGCGCCGCCTGGTCCGCGCTCTGGTCGATTCCGCCCACCAGCTCGACCAACGCGCCAAGATCACGCCCGCGCAACGCTTCGTCCTCCAGCAGCTGGTGGACGGGCCGGTCCCCACGGTGAACGCACTCGCCGCGCGGACCCATACCACCCAGGCCACGGTGAGCACCGTCCTCGATCGCCTCGAGGCGCGCGGCCTGATCGTGCGCCAGCGCGATCCGCGCGACCGGCGACGGATCAGTGTCGCATTGAGCGCCACCGGGCGACGCCTCCTCGCCCGGAGCACGGTGCCGGTGCAATCGCATCTTGCCCGCGCCCTCGAGACGATGCCGCCGAGCACCGTCCGTGCCCTCGCCACGTCACTCGAGGCGTGGATCCGCGCCGCCGGTCTCGGCGCCGTACCGGCCGGGCTCTTCCTCGAACCCGACGGCGACCGCCGGCGCGGAGGACGTCGCCATGCGTGA
- a CDS encoding plasmid pRiA4b ORF-3 family protein: protein MSRPRIRFGEGRVLQLRVELDDVAPLVWRRLLVSGRASLHELHDVIERAMGGAADGGYTIRVDGIAYHPVADEPPRGRECEATSLDDLGLHIGARFEHLAEAHGEPWHHVVSVEQVTPRLVGQRLPACIAGGRAAPPDDCTGPRAYRELLAALVDPLDPRTADVRSWLPDHFDPEYVDVTAINAALARIPKHRPAA, encoded by the coding sequence ATGTCCCGTCCGCGAATCCGCTTCGGTGAAGGGCGCGTCCTCCAGCTGCGCGTCGAACTCGACGATGTGGCACCGCTCGTGTGGCGACGGCTCCTGGTGTCGGGACGCGCCTCGCTGCACGAACTGCATGACGTGATCGAGCGCGCGATGGGCGGCGCCGCCGACGGCGGCTACACCATTCGCGTCGACGGGATTGCGTACCACCCCGTCGCCGACGAACCGCCCCGGGGACGCGAGTGCGAAGCGACATCACTCGACGATCTCGGCCTCCACATCGGCGCCCGGTTCGAGCATCTCGCCGAAGCGCACGGCGAACCGTGGCATCACGTGGTCTCCGTGGAGCAGGTGACGCCGCGACTGGTGGGACAGCGACTGCCGGCCTGCATTGCCGGAGGTCGCGCCGCGCCGCCCGACGATTGCACCGGCCCGCGCGCCTACCGTGAACTGCTCGCGGCCCTCGTCGACCCGCTCGATCCGCGCACCGCCGATGTGCGCAGCTGGCTTCCCGATCACTTCGACCCCGAGTATGTAGATGTCACCGCGATCAACGCCGCTCTGGCCCGGATTCCCAAGCACCGCCCTGCCGCATGA